A genome region from Anopheles stephensi strain Indian chromosome 2, UCI_ANSTEP_V1.0, whole genome shotgun sequence includes the following:
- the LOC118504302 gene encoding alpha-2-macroglobulin receptor-associated protein, translating into MLLSARLCVVLILFIHNHPVRSEKAHSKYSKHANALPDSEIYEPDFRNIQRPFRMAKLNLVWTKAQHRLTEPKLKSLYTELKLHDKEEITYKQLKEKDKDGLKEAELRNKLVTIMSTYGLLEHFDDTQDPEKYKMYKANEGGSKKDAYKNKSLFKDKKLNKLWDKAETAGFTKEELDALREEFDHHQAKIDVYYSLLERLGDDDDAAADSQGTENAINEDEHDRYNEVDRAEEPDRSQPGGGGAGATNKQHAYLHKSNQLREKHREIRDNFDRLDRIASKGPNSQDFVEPKVQGLWRVALASDFSADELASLKVELLHYESRLLKLRHMHAEHALSLEKHKQSDAKADTHKLMEENIKKQTRKVEKIQEEVERRIFKHSEL; encoded by the exons ATGTTACTTTCCGCAAGATTATGTGTGGTTTTGATACTTTTCATACACAACCATccggtgcggtcggaaaaggCGCACAGCAAGTATTCGAAGCATGCCAACGCGCTCCCAGATTCCGAAATATACGAGCCGGATTTCCGAAACATTCAGCGACCATTTCGCATGGCTAAGCTAAACCTTGTCTGGACCAAGGCACAGCAC CGGCTCACCGAACCGAAGCTGAAGTCTCTGTACACGGAGCTGAAGCTGCATGATAAGGAAGAAATTACCTACAAGCAGCTGAAGGAGAAGGATAAGGATGGGCTGAAGGAAGCGGAGCTACGAAACAAGCTCGTTACCATAATGAGCACCTACGGTCTGCTGGAACATTTCGACGATACGCAGGATCcggaaaaatacaaaatgtacAAAGCGAACGAGGGCGGCTCCAAGAAGGATGCGTACAAAAACAAGAGTCTGTTCAAGGACAAAAAGCTTAACAAACTGTGGGACAAGGCCGAAACGGCCGGGTTCACGAAGGAAGAGCTGGACGCGCTGCGCGAAGAGTTCGATCATCATCAGGCAAAGATCGACGTGTACTACAGTCTGCTCGAGCGGCTgggcgacgatgatgatgcggcCGCCGACAGTCAGGGCACCGAAAACGCGATCAACGAGGACGAGCACGACCGGTACAATGAGGTGGACCGAGCGGAGGAACCGGATCGCTCGCagccgggtggtggtggagccgGGGCGACGAACAAGCAGCACGCCTATCTGCACAAATCGAACCAGCTGCGGGAGAAGCATCGCGAAATACGGGACAACTTTGATCGGCTCGATCGGATCGCTTCCAAGGGACCGAACAGTCAGGATTTCGTCGAACCGAAGGTGCAGGGCCTGTGGAGGGTGGCACTCGCGAGCGACTTTAGTGCGGACGAGCTGGCCTCGCTCAAGGTGGAACTGCTGCACTACGAAAGCCGGTTGCTGAAGCTGCGCCACATGCATGCCGAGCATGCGCTCAGCCTCGAGAAGCACAAGCAGAGCGATGCCAAGGCGGACACGCACAAGCTGATGGAAGAAAACATCAAGAAGCAAACGCGCAAGGTGGAGAAAATCCAGGAGGAAGTCGAGAGACGGATATTCAAACATTCGGAGCTGTGA
- the LOC118504293 gene encoding uncharacterized protein LOC118504293, which translates to MTLVQSKVQLFTRLWLVLVILLLVPGVRGAAGENEVPPAVGSEPVRQLGVSVNTKRLANVLGDEFISFYAKPQDIFDGQGNPISETSFQMAQSLGGTFLKVVADSSQLHLQTAAGESVIGQPEDMELVQISAGAWQAFYEWARRAHLMPVFVLDYPTDGGQWDAKNALRILTVASTLGISECRWQLGNGLVKDAPKYADDLRTFRTMLQAFPEQDWTMVASELSPQFISMEEIQYFHANVDSLVEAITITGPKSDRAAWNYTTIQREIHLRGLSKQRLPVWLDLVEEKRSEPELSAAAPAACCQACVREGMEYARTLGEAARGGISAVFQPLRRDDIQQYSFNYLIGLLYKQTVGHKVFPVQFNVDPSITLDTSSSSSSSSSHTSVYAYCTRNRTGSLTLVVVNGDQDGAAANVTIKLMTRSLSSPVELFLLTVQDGQPMVNNRPLEQPNTDHQPQPDPVRAVTTLTHGVSFYVPAQAILFAVVPGVQVRECRNDVLPQRKKLPREMILPDRTSTDLLLEHLIGELLEKVPLESVKRRVRRSLLMNDRPATRTPFGGEKRKRFLARFANAPQSDSLAESLSEVLADPQPVQATSERAARGPRQTQAYKRQQRRIRQKEKRLEKRNLKKMKHPLREARRERAKRGDMLMGGRRLNAHPNRRFQERLMKRMSAKLASRKTKRSSLAEAVNEPPSFAGSEEDDELHSRSDFPLGDVHLVISKGVASGDEEHGRYVPMTDDDNVDMDQAEQLEQLEQRSSGGYRMGSWGSAVRHRPAAVRRRISINQRDFHRFAPAWERRPIESSEEQEADCVRRRTLRRGPKHEQHEGREARRSDRFMSIRREQSEEDRQPNRLTEANSREAAFTIVQMKDKRFDEPQAVDEQQRRTTTTEMEESSPEDTQPAAMYDVPMEEQPTDRPMAVPASEEEIHLFTPAPRTSEERQIVPRLDPTWSLESTSAEVAELRPHRFKRSFPGGLVLTEQPAASSIESEEVQRLEDFFRTNAKLQQKFAEMFDLLLEAIEELEAEDNNAREVSDGAGEDDVVDGGGAVAPNEPSLKRTKRNVLLHPQSWESRERSNMIQRQHQQSEEFSHEHLVLPVQPSAQRPKLVVSAAADQAALKEAREDGNTHPDADDEGKPGAFMLRSVVNFVRRASNEFHQLFSGWFGKNA; encoded by the exons ATGACGTTAGTGCAGAGTAAGGTCCAACTGTTCACCCGCCTTTGGTTGGTGCTAGTGATACTGCTCCTCGTTCCCGGTGTCCGTGGTGCAGCAGGTGAGAACGAGGTCCCGCCCGCGGTCGGTAGTGAACCGGTGCGTCAGCTCGGTGTCAGTGTTAATACGAAACGGTTAGCGAACGTGCTGGGCGATGAGTTTATAAGTTTCTACGCCAAACCGCAAGACATCTTCGACGGGCAGGGCAATCCGATCAGTGAAACGAGCTTCCAAATGGCCCAGAGCCTCGGCGGTACGTTCCTGAAGGTGGTGGCAGATTCCTCGCAGCTGCATCTGCAGACAGCGGCCGGTGAGAGTGTGATTGGCCAGCCGGAAGATATGGAGCTGGTGCAGATAAGTGCGGGTGCGTGGCAAGCGTTCTACGAGTGGGCCAGACGCGCACACCTGATGCCAGTGTTTGTGCTCGACTATCCGACCGATGGTGGGCAATGGGACGCGAAGAACGCTCTCCGGATTCTGACCGTCGCCAGTACGCTCGGCATTAGCGAATGTCGCTGGCAGCTTGGGAATG GACTCGTAAAAGACGCACCAAAGTATGCGGATGATTTGCGGACCTTCCGTACCATGCTGCAGGCGTTTCCCGAGCAAGACTGGACCATGGTAGCATCGGAGTTGAGTCCACAGTTTATCTCAATGGAAGAGATTCAGTACTTCCACGCCAATGTCGACAGCCTTGTGGAAGCCATCACAATAACCGG ACCAAAGTCCGACCGTGCGGCATGGAATTACACCACCATTCAGCGAGAAATCCATCTGCGCGGACTTTCAAAGCAACGGCTGCCGGTGTGGCTCGATCTTGTTGAGGAGAAGCGCTCGGAACCGGAACTGTCCGCTGCCGCACCGGCTGCTTGCTGTCAAGCTTGTGTCCGCGAAGGCATGGAGTACGCTCGCACACTCGGCGAAGCTGCCCGGGGTGGGATAAGTGCGGTGTTTCAGCCCCTTCGCCGGGACGACATTCAGCAGTATTCGTTCAACTATCTAATCGGCCTGCTCTACAAACAAACCGTTGGTCATAAGGTGTTCCCGGTGCAGTTTAATGTGGATCCTTCTATCACGTTGgacactagcagcagcagcagcagcagcagcagccacacgtCGGTATACGCTTACTGTACGCGAAATCGTACCGGTTCCCTGACGCTCGTGGTCGTGAACGGGGATCAGGACGGTGCTGCGGCTAACGTTACGATCAAACTGATGACCCGATCACTCTCCTCGCCGGTCGAGCTGTTTCTGTTGACCGTGCAGGACGGCCAGCCGATGGTGAACAACCGTCCGCTGGAGCAGCCCAACACGGACCACCAACCTCAACCCGATCCGGTACGCGCAGTCACCACACTCACGCACGGCGTTAGCTTCTACGTCCCAGCGCAAGCAATCCTGTTCGCGGTCGTGCCAGGCGTTCAGGTACGCGAGTGCCGGAACGATGTTCTCCCCCAGCGCAAGAAGCTGCCCCGTGAGATGATCCTGCCCGATCGCACCTCCACTGACCTGCTGCTGGAACATCTGATCGGAGAGCTGTTGGAAAAGGTTCCGCTCGAAAGTGTCAAGCGGCGGGTGCGTCGTTCGCTGCTAATGAACGATCGCCCGGCAACCAGGACGCCGTTCGGCGGGGAGAAACGGAAACGATTTCTCGCTCGTTTCGCTAATGCACCACAAAGCGATAGCCTTGCGGAAAGCCTCTCGGAGGTACTCGCGGACCCGCAACCGGTACAGGCGACCAGCGAAAGGGCAGCGCGTGGACCCCGCCAAACGCAAGCCTACAAGCGGCAGCAGCGTCGCATCCGCCAGAAGGAGAAACGGTTGGAGAAGCGTAATctgaagaagatgaagcacCCGCTGCGCGAAGCGCGCCGGGAACGGGCGAAACGGGGCGATATGCTGATGGGCGGCCGGCGCTTGAACGCGCATCCCAACCGCCGGTTCCAGGAGCGACTGATGAAGCGCATGTCGGCGAAGCTGGCGAGCCGTAAAACGAAGCGCTCGTCACTGGCGGAAGCGGTCAACGAGCCACCGAGCTTTGCCGGCAGCGAGGAGGACGATGAGCTGCACTCGCGTTCGGACTTTCCGCTGGGCGATGTACACCTGGTAATCTCGAAGGGTGTGGCGAGTGGCGACGAAGAGCATGGTCGGTACGTGCCGATGACCGATGACGATAACGTTGATATGGATCAAGCGGAGCAGCTGGAGCAGCTGGAGCAGCGCTCATCGGGAGGGTATAGGATGGGAAGCTGGGGATCAGCAGTGCGTCATCGGCCAGCCGCTGTCCGGCGAAGGATCTCGATCAATCAGCGCGATTTTCATCGTTTCGCGCCGGCCTGGGAACGTAGACCGATCGAGAGCAGTGAGGAGCAGGAGGCCGACTGCGTGCGCCGACGAACACTACGGCGAGGACCGAAGCACGAGCAGCACGAGGGCCGAGAAGCGAGACGTTCCGATCGGTTCATGTCGATCCGGCGAGAACAATCGGAAGAAGACAGACAACCGAATCGACTGACGGAAGCAAACAGCCGAGAGGCGGCGTTCACAATCGTACAGATGAAGGACAAGCGCTTTGATGAGCCCCAGGCGGTTGACGAACAACAGCGGCGTACTACCACTACCGAAATGGAGGAAAGCTCTCCCGAGGACACTCAACCCGCCGCCATGTACGATGTGCCAATGGAGgaacaaccgaccgaccgtcccATGGCTGTGCCAGCGTCGGAAGAAGAAATCCACCTCTTCACACCGGCACCCCGGACCAGCGAGGAGCGTCAGATTGTCCCACGGCTCGATCCTACCTGGTCGCTAGAATCCACATCCGCTGAGGTTGCCGAGTTACGGCCCCATCGCTTCAAACGTTCCTTCCCCGGCGGGCTGGTCCTAACCGAGCAGCCTGCTGCCTCCTCGATCGAATCGGAAGAGGTGCAACGGTTGGAGGACTTTTTCCGCACCAACGCCAAGCTGCAGCAAAAGTTTGCCGAAATGTTTGACCTGCTGCTGGAGGCGATCGAGGAGCTGGAAGCGGAAGATAACAATGCCCGGGAGGTGAGCGATGGCGCTGGCGAGGATGATGTTGTTGATGGGGGTGGCGCGGTCGCCCCGAACGAACCGTCCCTaaagcgaacgaaacgaaacgtccTGCTTCATCCACAGTCCTGGGAATCCCGGGAACGGTCCAACATGATTCAacgccagcaccagcagtcgGAAGAGTTTTCGCACGAGCATCTCGTCCTACCGGTGCAGCCATCGGCACAACGACCGAAGCTGGTGGTGTCCGCCGCTGCGGACCAAGCGGCCCTGAAGGAAGCTCGCGAAGATGGCAATACCCACCCAGACGCGGACGATGAAGGGAAACCGGGCGCATTTATGTTGCGATCGGTGGTCAACTTTGTGCGACGAGCGTCGAACGAGTTTCATCAACTGTTTTCCGGTTGGTTTGGTAAGAATGCGTGA
- the LOC118504299 gene encoding cytochrome P450 9c1-like gives MNQEDLYWFTFILVTLLGFFTYKLLTRHRSYFRLLRVPFERPHFLYGNLDDVLSGKLTTMEKIEQFYRKFSAHGLFGFFNYMTPALYVRDPTLVRQLLQPNMGHFASHGYFLDEEKDRFLGGQLHLVKGADKASQLASFLTPVFHAPSNLSAMDKTVQRCCAALVDFIASRVELELEMKAIFLKHTLNTFAGIAFGKELNTFQDDTDRFCAVASGMAYGTNPVQVIKTMAFYLAPGLMRTIGVQFTDRQEIDYLLKQFRSTASTATTNSMGRFLKQANDKLNTSQQLSDEQLTAQCATFFTKGFEPTLNLLSFAVYELAQNPAVQQKLYDEMVTSGLANSASGIPPYERIRSLPYLDAIVQETLRKWPPHPLLVRECTKPFLIPATENGDRASIPLKVGDKLYLSVWALHRNGDYFPQPEQFRPERFVGGQVVSVPHSNTPFIPFGIGRGCVGQEFVKLVVKVTLVALVQRYTLQPGERTPEPLKLIESASSLEARDGFWIRMEPRVAK, from the exons ATGAATCAGGAAGATCTGTACTGGTTCACCTTCATTCTCGTCACACTGCTCGGGTTCTTTACGTACAAGCTGCTAACCCGCCACCGGTCCTACTTTCGACTGTTGCGTGTACCCTTCGAGCGGCCCCACTTTCTGTACGGTAATTTGGACGATGTGCTTAGCGGCAAGCTGACGACGATGGAGAAAATCGAACAGTTTTACCGGAAATTCTCCGCCCATGG ATTGTTCGGATTCTTCAACTACATGACACCGGCCTTGTACGTGCGGGACCCAACTCTTGTACGCCAGCTGCTGCAGCCAAACATGGGCCACTTCGCGAGCCACGGCTATTTCCTGGACGAAGAGAAGGATCGTTTTCTCGGCGGTCAGCTTCATCTCGTGAAGGGTGCGGACAAGGCATCGCAGCTAGCCTCCTTCCTTACGCCCGTTTTCCACGCCCCAAGCAATCTGTCTGCGATGGACAAAACTGTGCAGCGATGCTGTGCCGCTTTGGTCGACTTTATAGCATCGCGCGTCGAGCTAGAGCTGGAAATGAAGGCCATCTTCCTGAAGCACACACTGAACACGTTTGCCGGCATAGCGTTCGGCAAGGAGCTAAACACATTCCAGGACGACACGGATCGATTCTGTGCCGTGGCAAGCGGGATGGCATACGGAACCAATCCGGTGCAGGTGATTAAAACGATGGCATTCTACCTGGCGCCGGGACTTATGCGTACCATCGGCGTACAATTTACCGACCGACAGGAGATCGACTATCTGCTCAAGCAGTTCCGTTCCACAGCTTCCACCGCAACCACCAACTCGATGGGACGCTTCCTTAAGCAAGCGAATGACAAACTGAACACTTCGCAGCAACTGTCGGACGAACAGCTGACGGCTCAGTGTGCCACCTTCTTTACGAAGGGTTTCGAACCGACGCTTAATCTACTCTCGTTCGCTGTCTACGAGCTGGCCCAAAACCCAGCCGTGCAGCAGAAGCTGTACGACGAAATGGTCACCAGCGGGCTTGCAAACAGTGCGTCCGGTATACCACCGTACGAGCGTATCCGTTCGCTACCGTACCTGGACGCAATCGTACAGGAAACACTCCGCAAATGGCCACCCCATCCACTGCTTGTACGCGAGTGCACCAAACCATTCCTCATTCCGGCCACCGAAAATGGAGATCGAGCATCGATCCCGCTGAAGGTGGGTGACAAACTGTACCTGTCGGTGTGGGCCCTCCACCGGAATGGCGATTACTTTCCACAGCCGGAACAGTTCCGCCCGGAACGGTTTGTGGGTGGGCAGGTGGTAAGCGTGCCACACAGCAACACACCATTCATTCCGTTCGGCATTGGGCGAGGTTGTGTGGGGCAGGAGTTTGTAAAGTTGGTGGTGAAGGTTACGCTGGTGGCACTGGTCCAACGGTACACGCTGCAACCCGGAGAACGGACGCCCGAACCGTTGAAGCTGATCGAGTCGGCCTCTTCGCTGGAAGCACGGGATGGTTTCTGGATACGGATGGAACCGAGGGTAGCAAAGTga